A stretch of Fusarium poae strain DAOMC 252244 chromosome 2, whole genome shotgun sequence DNA encodes these proteins:
- a CDS encoding hypothetical protein (SECRETED:SignalP(1-19)~MEROPS:MER0001288) yields MKLTYIVLSLALWANVACAYKRLSPQQAADSIKGQDLDNSLQKLYKIALDNNSSRAFGLPGYKASLDFVHERLSQGDQFDISVQPFTHLFSQTRKIALTGPEGEDVDVVSLQYNHATSLPGGVTAPLVLIPIDDERGSGCFEDQWKGIDVKGKIALIKRGKCHFINKLKLAKENGASAAIVFNDNPAQTAGSGSLGAENIGKLAPVGVITYDQGNAWAERLKDGETLEINLTIDVLNEKRETWQIIADTKEGNPNNIVMLGAHLDSVQEGPGINDNGSGVAALLSIVEAIKYKSFKNKLRFAFWGAEESGMIGSTYYVSSLSEEEASKIRFYYNYDMIASLQPYYIVYSDSDAHKAGAKYLYEYLTDHGYPAEYAPFGSSSDYIGFLELGIPSSGIFTGAGPPQDICYHTACDDIKNINKEAFLINAKAAAYGAASLALSVEDVPKHETSSTNPLSKRGIARNMARWANVARGAEKVHSCGSRRKVFM; encoded by the exons ATGAAGCTTACCTACATTGTCCTATCTCTAGCACTTTGGGCTAATGTAGCCTGTGCATACAAGCGTCTCTCCCCCCAGCAAGCTGCAGATAGTATCAAAGGGCAAGA TCTCGATAATTCCCTCCAGAAGTTATATAAAATTGCCCtcgacaacaacagcagccgAGCTTTTGGGCTTCCTGGCTATAAAGCCTCTCTTGATTTCGTCCATGAACGATTGAGCCAAGGAGACCAGTTCGATATTTCTGTTCAGCCATTCACCCATCTCTTTTCCCAAACGCGCAAGATCGCTCTGACAGGCCCCGAAGGAGAGGATGTTGACGTAGTATCCCTGCAATATAACCATGCCACTTCACTACCTGGGGGCGTAACTGCTCCTTTGGTTTTGATCCCCATCGACGACGAACGTGGTTCAGGCTGTTTCGAAGACCAATGGAAAGGGATTGATGTTAAGGGAAAGATCGCTTTAATCAAGCGTGGTAAATGTCATTTCATCAACAAGCTCAAACTTGCAAAGGAAAATGGCGCTTCTGCTGCCATTGTTTTCAACGACAATCCCGCTCAAACCGCTGGCTCCGGCTCCCTTGGCGCTGAAAACATTGGTAAACTTGCACCTGTGGGCGTTATCACATATGACCAGGGCAACGCCTGGGCAGAACGACTCAAGGATGGTGAAACTTTGGAAATCAACTTAACCATCGATGTCTTGAATGAAAAGCGCGAGACCTGGCAGATTATCGCAGACACCAAGGAGGGCAATCCAAACAACATTGTTATGCTGGGTGCCCATCTGGACTCTGTTCAAGAGGGCCCTGGTATCAACGATAACGGAAGTGGTGTTGCTGCCCTGCTCAGCATTGTCGAGGCCATCAAGTACAAAAGTTTCAAAAACAAACTCAGATTCGCCTTTTGGGGAGCAGAGGAGAGCGGAATGATTGGGTCGACATATTACGTGTCGAGTTTATCTGAAGAGGAGGCGAGCAAGATTCGATTTTACTATAACTACGATATGATCGCCTCTCTGCAACCTTACTACATCGTATATTCCGACTCGGACGCCCATAAAGCTGGAGCTAAGTATCTATACGAATACTTGACTGATCATGGATATCCAGCTGAATACGC ACCTTTCGGGAGTTCATCTGATTATATAGGCTTTCTTGAATTAGGAATTCCCTCATCCGGTATCTTTACTGGTGCTGGCCCGCCACAAGATATCTGCTATCATACCGCTTGTGACGATATCAAGAATATCAACAAGGAAGCATTTCTTATTAATGCAAAGGCTGCCGCATATGGAGCTGCCAGTCTTGCCTTGAGTGTCGAAGATGTACCCAAGCATGAGACCTCGAGTACTAACCCATTGAGCAAGCGTGGTATCGCACGAAACATGGCTAGGTGGGCTAATGTTGCCCGAGGAGCTGAGAAAGTACATAGTTGTGGGAGTAGGAGAAAGGTCTTCATGTAA